A single window of Chloracidobacterium thermophilum B DNA harbors:
- a CDS encoding HlyD family secretion protein yields MIKKVLSVVLPIVGLSFAIWWVIATARQPIAAPPVSPPAESRFDRRIAGAGIVEAATRNVSVAPPLPGLVTAVFVKENDVVRAGDRLYQIDDREQRARVASADANIARAEAAVATARADLSNGREAVRVARANLDSARANLAAVEAQLVDAEQIVARNEKLYAAGDIAERVLISSRAARDAAQARVSQAQAQVAQAQAQIDQAEAQVRSIEARLHEAEAQVAVLRAQRTELAVNLSRLTVVAPQDGKVLQVNVRVGETLPMTPATPPVLLGNTDYLQLRVDVDEINASRIRPNLKATASLKGDATKTVDLEFVRIDPYILPKRSLTGDNAERVDVRVLQVIYRFRPPAFPVYVGQQMDVFIDAE; encoded by the coding sequence GTGATCAAGAAAGTTTTGTCCGTGGTGTTGCCAATTGTCGGTTTGAGCTTTGCCATCTGGTGGGTCATTGCCACGGCGCGGCAGCCGATAGCGGCTCCGCCCGTGTCTCCACCGGCCGAAAGCCGCTTTGACCGCCGTATTGCCGGAGCCGGGATTGTCGAAGCCGCCACGCGCAACGTCAGCGTTGCGCCACCGCTTCCAGGACTGGTCACGGCGGTGTTCGTCAAGGAAAACGACGTGGTGCGTGCTGGCGACCGGCTTTACCAGATTGATGACCGGGAGCAGCGCGCCCGGGTGGCGTCTGCGGATGCCAACATTGCCCGCGCCGAGGCGGCTGTAGCCACGGCCAGGGCCGACCTGTCCAATGGACGGGAAGCCGTCCGCGTTGCTCGGGCCAATCTGGATAGCGCCCGTGCCAATCTCGCTGCCGTCGAAGCGCAGTTGGTAGATGCCGAGCAGATTGTTGCCCGCAACGAGAAACTTTACGCCGCCGGCGACATTGCCGAACGGGTGCTCATTTCAAGTCGCGCTGCCAGGGATGCCGCCCAGGCGCGGGTGTCCCAGGCCCAGGCCCAAGTCGCCCAGGCGCAAGCCCAGATTGACCAGGCCGAAGCCCAGGTGCGCAGCATCGAAGCCCGGCTGCACGAAGCCGAAGCCCAGGTGGCCGTGCTGCGCGCCCAGCGCACCGAACTGGCAGTGAACCTGTCGCGGTTGACGGTTGTGGCGCCACAGGATGGAAAGGTGCTTCAGGTTAATGTCCGCGTGGGGGAGACGTTGCCTATGACGCCTGCCACCCCGCCCGTGCTGCTCGGCAATACGGACTACCTGCAATTGCGTGTGGATGTGGATGAAATCAATGCTTCAAGGATTAGGCCCAACCTCAAGGCCACGGCCAGCCTCAAGGGGGACGCCACGAAAACCGTGGATTTGGAGTTTGTGCGCATTGATCCCTATATCCTGCCGAAGCGCAGCCTGACCGGCGACAATGCCGAACGGGTGGATGTACGGGTGCTCCAGGTCATTTACCGTTTCAGGCCGCCGGCCTTTCCGGTCTATGTCGGGCAGCAGATGGATGTCTTCATTGATGCCGAGTAA
- the rfbB gene encoding dTDP-glucose 4,6-dehydratase gives MALFITGGAGFIGSAFIRSWIKHYPAETIINFDKLTYAGNLDNVAEAARHPTYRFIHGDICDAEALRAAIPDRCDAIVHFAAESHVDRSILSAREFILTNVLGTQVLLDVAREKGVRRFLHISTDEVGGSIPEGRFFCEDDPLVPSSPYAASKAAAEHLVRAAAHTFGLDAIITRTSNNYGPYQFPEKLIPLALTNALENRPIPVYGDGQQVRDWIHVDDNCAALRVVLEKGQPGATYHIGGRSPLPNRTVLLTLLDLLGKPASLLTEVADRLGHDRRYAVDCSRIERELGWRPQIPFAEGLAQTIAWYREHTTWVARARSGEYRQYYARMYGAL, from the coding sequence ATGGCGCTTTTCATCACCGGCGGCGCCGGTTTCATCGGTTCGGCTTTCATCCGGTCGTGGATCAAACACTATCCGGCCGAAACCATTATCAACTTTGACAAACTGACCTACGCTGGCAACCTCGACAACGTGGCCGAAGCCGCACGCCACCCAACCTACCGCTTCATCCACGGTGACATCTGCGACGCCGAAGCCCTGCGTGCCGCTATCCCTGACCGGTGCGACGCCATTGTTCACTTCGCGGCAGAATCCCACGTGGACCGCAGCATTCTGAGCGCACGCGAGTTCATTCTGACCAACGTTCTGGGGACGCAGGTCCTGCTCGATGTGGCGCGGGAAAAAGGCGTCCGGCGCTTCCTGCACATTTCCACGGATGAAGTGGGGGGCAGCATTCCCGAAGGACGGTTCTTCTGCGAGGATGACCCACTTGTACCCAGCAGCCCCTATGCTGCCAGCAAAGCCGCAGCCGAACACCTTGTGCGCGCCGCCGCCCACACGTTCGGACTTGATGCCATCATCACCCGTACGAGCAACAACTACGGCCCCTATCAGTTTCCCGAAAAGCTTATTCCGCTGGCGCTGACCAATGCTTTGGAAAACCGTCCGATTCCGGTCTATGGTGACGGCCAACAGGTACGCGACTGGATTCACGTGGACGACAACTGCGCGGCGCTGCGGGTCGTTCTTGAAAAGGGACAACCCGGTGCGACCTACCACATCGGCGGGCGCTCTCCACTCCCCAACCGGACGGTGCTGCTGACCCTGCTGGACCTGCTTGGAAAGCCGGCTTCCCTGCTGACCGAAGTCGCCGACCGCCTGGGGCACGACCGGCGCTATGCCGTGGACTGTTCCCGAATCGAACGTGAGCTGGGCTGGCGGCCGCAGATTCCTTTTGCCGAGGGACTGGCGCAAACCATTGCCTGGTATCGTGAACACACGACCTGGGTGGCGCGTGCGCGCAGCGGTGAGTATCGCCAGTACTACGCCCGGATGTATGGCGCGCTCTGA